Proteins encoded in a region of the Trypanosoma brucei gambiense DAL972 chromosome 11, complete sequence genome:
- a CDS encoding 1-acyl-sn-glycerol-3-phosphate acyltransferase protein, putative has protein sequence MGANYAVRCLATVYLFLLMLIGWIGAWLLQLVVITFTYPFWTSEQRADCCALIFRIANFLSLDALNPFWKSTILRPFPNVQGKKVLVVMNHLSGADPFLMVRVLLPRDAAWVAKNDLFRVPFGGWAMANGDDLCVQFKNKKAGLETVKGTVAPMMEAARAKIHRGRMLAVFPEGARNDTPENGLKPFRPGFFTLAKEEGATIVPIAISGTDDCWPKHSFLMDVGHAYFSCGDPIATNNFNTVEELVDYVWNAVTDLRSTHPSTKENSHKDR, from the coding sequence ATGGGTGCCAACTACGCGGTTCGTTGCCTTGCAACAGTTTATTTATTCCTGCTGATGTTGATCGGTTGGATAGGAGCATGGCTTCTGCAGTTGGTTGTCATTACTTTCACTTATCCCTTTTGGACAAGCGAGCAACGCGCCGACTGTTGTGCACTGATCTTTCGAATCGCCAACTTTTTGTCCTTAGACGCGTTAAATCCATTCTGGAAGAGCACTATTTTGCGACCTTTCCCGAATGTACAGGGAAAAAAAGTTCTTGTGGTGATGAATCATCTCAGTGGTGCTGATCCTTTTCTTATGGTTCGTGTATTGCTCCCACGTGACGCCGCATGGGTTGCGAAAAATGACCTCTTCCGTGTTCCTTTTGGTGGTTGGGCCATGGCTAATGGGGATGATCTTTGCGTACAAtttaagaacaaaaaagcggGATTGGAAACTGTGAAGGGAACTGTTGCGCCAATGATGGAGGCAGCCCGCGCTAAGATTCATCGTGGTCGCATGCTTGCTGTTTTTCCTGAGGGTGCTCGAAATGACACTCCTGAGAATGGATTGAAACCGTTCAGACCGGGTTTCTTCACATtggcaaaggaagaaggtgcAACTATTGTACCCATTGCGATTAGTGGAACGGATGATTGTTGGCCGAAGCACTCGTTTCTTATGGACGTGGGTCATGCGTATTTTTCTTGCGGCGATCCCATCGCAACGAATAATTTTAATACAGTGGAAGAGTTGGTAGATTACGTGTGGAATGCGGTGACGGATCTTCGTTCAACACACCCTTCAACAAAGGAGAATAGTCACAAGGACCGCTAG
- a CDS encoding chaperone protein DNAj, putative, which yields MADLYDVLGILHDAEDDAIAKAYRRHSMAVNPQCNPDHPDPAALEKQFKHVSQAYVVLSNPKARGIYDLYGEEGVRHGGTGAQGIPGGIDLDAIDPYAVFRSFFGVDNPFQVIGEINGLRNNRHNFFSSTAVIPKSLVKAPSIEVQLPVTLEDVYYGAVRRASWKCSFVRQGNETVVEEFFELRVPKGAHAGDKFVVDGKGDWEEGRARGDVVVVLELLPHERFRREGDDLVVRVPITLREALCGVTLTVQTMEGTDVAVLIDEIVHPKYSRRVVGQGLPRNDEPSNPRGDLIVECDTTFPGFLTLEQKSELSRILDAK from the coding sequence ATGGCCGATCTATACGATGTTCTCGGAATCTTACACGATGCGGAGGACGATGCAATCGCTAAGGCGTACCGTCGCCACTCCATGGCGGTGAATCCACAATGCAATCCGGATCACCCTGATCCAGCTGCACTGGAAAAGCAATTCAAACACGTTTCACAGGCATATGTTGTGCTCTCAAACCCCAAAGCACGAGGCATCTACGACCTGTATGGCGAGGAGGGTGTTCGGCATGGTGGGACGGGCGCGCAGGGCATTCCTGGTGGGATTGATCTTGACGCGATAGATCCCTATGCTGTGTTTCGGAGTTTCTTTGGTGTTGACAACCCGTTTCAGGTGATTGGGGAGATCAATGGACTACGCAACAATAGACACAACTTCTTCAGTAGTACCGCTGTGATCCCCAAGAGTCTCGTGAAGGCACCATCCATCGAGGTGCAGCTGCCCGTTACGCTAGAGGATGTGTATTACGGTGCTGTACGGCGAGCGTCTTGGAAGTGCAGTTTTGTCCGCCAGGGCAACGAAACGGTGGTGGAGGAGTTCTTTGAGCTCCGCGTGCCGAAAGGTGCACATGCGGGAGATAAATTTGTTGTTGACGGTAAGGGCGACTGGGAGGAGGGCCGGGCACGGGGTGATGTGGTCGTGGTGTTGGAATTACTTCCACATGAGCGTTTCCGCCGTGAAGGTGACGATCTTGTCGTGAGGGTGCCCATTACCCTTAGGGAGGCACTCTGTGGCGTAACCCTAACCGTACAAACGATGGAAGGCACTGATGTTGCGGTTCTCATTGATGAAATCGTGCACCCAAAGTACAGCCGTCGCGTCGTTGGCCAAGGACTCCCACGTAATGACGAGCCCTCTAACCCGCGTGGCGACCTCATCGTCGAGTGTGACACAACATTTCCAGGATTTCTCACACTAGAACAGAAATCCGAGTTGAGCCGTATCCTAGATGCCAAGTAA